The genomic segment GCGATCGGCGCGATCCTGTCGGGCGCGGCGGGCTTCATCGGCATGAACGTGTCGGTGCGTGCCAACGTCCGCACCGCACAGGCAGCCACCACCTCGCTCGCCGGCGGCCTCGAGCTCGCCTTCAAGGCCGGCGCGATCACCGGCCTCCTGGTCGCCGGTCTCGCGCTGCTCGGCGTCACCCTCTACTTCATCTACCTGATCCACTTCGCTGGGCTGCAGGCCAACAGCCGCACCGTGGTCGATGCGCTGGTCGCGCTCGGGTTCGGCGCCTCGCTGATCTCGATCTTCGCCCGTCTCGGCGGCGGCATCTTCACCAAGGGTGCGGACGTCGGCGGCGACCTCGTCGGCAAGGTCGAAGCCGGCATTCCGGAAGACGATCCGCGCAACCCGGCAACGATCGCCGACAACGTCGGTGACAACGTCGGCGACTGCGCCGGCATGGCCGCCGACCTGTTCGAGACCTATGCGGTGACCGCGGTCGCCACCATGGTGCTCGCGGCGATCTTCTTCGGTTCGGCCACGCCCGACCAGCTGCAGAGCGTGATGACGCTGCCGCTCGCCATTGGCGGCATCTGCATCCTGACCTCGATCGCCGGCACCTTCTTCGTCAAACTCGGCGCCTCGCAGTCGATCATGGGCGCCCTGTACAAGGGCCTGATCGCCACCGGCGTGCTGTCGCTGATCGGCGTCGGCGTCGTCATCCACCAGTTGATCGGCTTCGGCCCGCTGCCCGGCGTGTCCTACACCGGTCTGGCGCTGTTCGAATGCGGCATCGTCGGCCTCGCGGTCACCGGCCTGATCATCTGGATCACCGAATACTACACCGGCACCGACTTCCGCCCGGTGAAGTCGATCGCCCAGGCCTCGGTCACCGGCCACGGCACCAACGTGATCCAGGGCCTCGCCATCTCGATGGAAGCGACCGCGCTGCCCGCGATCGTGATCATCGCCGGCATCCTGATCACCTACAGCCTTGCCGGCCTGTTCGGCATCGCGATCGCCACCACCACCATGCTGGCGCTGGCCGGCATGATCGTCGCGCTCGACGCCTTCGGCCCGGTCACCGACAACGCCGGCGGCATCGCCGAAATGGCCGGCCTGCCGAAGGAAGTGCGCAAGTCGACCGACGCGCTCGACGCCGTCGGCAACACCACCAAGGCGGTCACCAAGGGCTACGCGATCGGCTCCGCCGGTCTCGGTGCGCTGGTGCTGTTCGCAGCCTACAATGAAGACCTCAAGTTCTTCATTGCGCAGAAGTCGCCGTACTTCGTCGGCGTCGCCCCGGACTTCTCGCTGAACAACCCCTACGTCGTGGTCGGCCTCTTGTTCGGCGGCCTGCTGCCGTACCTGTTCGGCGCGATGGGCATGACCGCGGTCGGCCGCGCCGCCGGCGCGATCGTCGAGGAAGTGCGTCGCCAGTTCCGCGAAAAGCCCGGCATCATGAAGGGCACCGACAAGCCGGACTACGGCAAGGCCGTCGACCTTTTGACCAAGGCGGCGATCAAGGAAATGATCATCCCGTCGCTGCTGCCGGTGCTGTCGCCGATCTTCGTCTACTTCGCGATCTACGCGATCGCGGGCGGCGGCGCGGCCGGCAAGTCGGCGGCGTTCTCGGCGGTCG from the Rhodopseudomonas palustris genome contains:
- a CDS encoding sodium-translocating pyrophosphatase codes for the protein MTALWVIVLCGALSIVYAIWATSSVLAADQGNARMQEIAGAVREGAQAYLKRQYMTIAIVGVVIFALLAYFLGILVAIGFAIGAILSGAAGFIGMNVSVRANVRTAQAATTSLAGGLELAFKAGAITGLLVAGLALLGVTLYFIYLIHFAGLQANSRTVVDALVALGFGASLISIFARLGGGIFTKGADVGGDLVGKVEAGIPEDDPRNPATIADNVGDNVGDCAGMAADLFETYAVTAVATMVLAAIFFGSATPDQLQSVMTLPLAIGGICILTSIAGTFFVKLGASQSIMGALYKGLIATGVLSLIGVGVVIHQLIGFGPLPGVSYTGLALFECGIVGLAVTGLIIWITEYYTGTDFRPVKSIAQASVTGHGTNVIQGLAISMEATALPAIVIIAGILITYSLAGLFGIAIATTTMLALAGMIVALDAFGPVTDNAGGIAEMAGLPKEVRKSTDALDAVGNTTKAVTKGYAIGSAGLGALVLFAAYNEDLKFFIAQKSPYFVGVAPDFSLNNPYVVVGLLFGGLLPYLFGAMGMTAVGRAAGAIVEEVRRQFREKPGIMKGTDKPDYGKAVDLLTKAAIKEMIIPSLLPVLSPIFVYFAIYAIAGGGAAGKSAAFSAVGAMLLGVIVTGLFVAISMTSGGGAWDNAKKYIEDGHHGGKGSDAHKAAVTGDTVGDPYKDTAGPAVNPMIKITNIVALLLLAILAH